One stretch of Tenacibaculum sp. MAR_2010_89 DNA includes these proteins:
- a CDS encoding UDP-glucose--hexose-1-phosphate uridylyltransferase encodes MDSDLEKYSHKRYNILTGEWVLVSPHRAKRPWQGKEETIVEKEKIIHDSNCYLCAGNTRINGEKNPDYKDVFVFTNDFGALQSSTPKKLISKGLLKAELEQGICKVVCFSPDHSKTLANMEIEEIVRVIRLWQEEFVNLSKKKGINYIQIFENKGEVMGCSNSHPHGQIWAQASIPNEVVKKDTQQLQYFKENKSLLLNDYVDQELKENKRILFENENFVLLIPFWAVWPFETMIVPKKQRPTISSLTNLERIDFADMLSKITKGYDKLFQCSFPYSSGIHQAPINIENNEHWHWHMSFYPPLLRSATVKKFMVGYEMFGMPQRDITTEEAFERLKNVL; translated from the coding sequence ATGGATTCAGATTTAGAAAAGTATTCACATAAACGTTATAATATTCTAACTGGTGAATGGGTGTTGGTTTCACCTCACCGAGCAAAACGTCCATGGCAAGGAAAGGAAGAGACTATTGTTGAGAAAGAAAAGATAATACATGATTCTAATTGTTATTTATGCGCTGGAAATACGAGGATTAATGGTGAAAAAAATCCAGACTATAAGGATGTATTTGTGTTTACTAATGATTTTGGAGCTTTACAAAGTTCAACACCTAAAAAACTAATATCTAAGGGACTTTTAAAAGCTGAGTTAGAACAAGGAATTTGTAAAGTAGTTTGTTTTAGTCCTGATCATTCCAAGACCTTGGCTAATATGGAGATTGAAGAAATTGTTAGGGTTATAAGATTGTGGCAAGAAGAATTTGTCAATTTAAGTAAAAAGAAAGGAATAAATTATATTCAAATATTTGAAAACAAAGGTGAAGTAATGGGCTGTAGTAATTCTCATCCTCATGGTCAAATATGGGCACAAGCTTCAATACCCAATGAAGTAGTTAAAAAAGATACACAGCAGCTACAATATTTTAAAGAAAATAAAAGCTTGTTGTTGAATGATTATGTAGATCAGGAATTAAAAGAAAACAAACGTATTTTATTTGAAAATGAAAACTTCGTGTTGCTTATTCCGTTTTGGGCAGTATGGCCATTTGAAACTATGATTGTTCCTAAAAAACAAAGACCTACTATCTCTAGTTTAACAAATTTAGAGCGAATAGATTTTGCAGATATGCTATCAAAAATAACTAAAGGATATGATAAATTATTTCAATGCTCTTTTCCATATTCTAGTGGTATACATCAAGCACCAATAAATATTGAGAATAATGAACATTGGCATTGGCACATGAGCTTTTATCCACCATTGTTAAGAAGTGCCACAGTTAAAAAATTTATGGTAGGGTATGAAATGTTTGGAATGCCTCAGCGTGATATTACAACTGAAGAGGCTTTTGAGAGATTAAAAAATGTATTATAG
- a CDS encoding DUF4440 domain-containing protein, with product MRKIFYLILLITIVACNVPQAENVSEETDRNEILAIIKEQEKSWSKHDLEGFMNGYWKNDSLKFYGSNGLTYGWKKTLENYKKGYPTKDHSGTLKFKINDISKIKEGAYFVMGEYYLTRKVGNANGVFMIIFKKIDGEWKIIADTSC from the coding sequence ATGAGAAAAATATTTTATTTGATTTTACTTATTACTATAGTAGCTTGTAATGTACCTCAAGCAGAAAATGTATCTGAAGAAACAGATAGAAATGAAATTTTAGCTATAATTAAAGAACAAGAAAAATCATGGTCTAAACATGATTTAGAAGGTTTTATGAATGGGTATTGGAAAAATGATTCTTTAAAATTTTATGGAAGTAACGGACTGACATATGGGTGGAAAAAAACATTAGAAAATTATAAAAAAGGATATCCAACAAAAGATCATTCTGGAACATTAAAATTCAAAATAAATGATATTTCAAAAATAAAAGAAGGAGCATATTTTGTAATGGGTGAGTATTATTTAACTAGAAAAGTAGGTAATGCTAATGGAGTTTTTATGATCATCTTTAAAAAGATAGATGGTGAATGGAAAATAATAGCAGATACTTCTTGTTAA
- a CDS encoding TetR/AcrR family transcriptional regulator, with translation MPKIIAKKQDWIFLGYKLFSEQGVSGIVVEKMALKLKVNKSSFYWHFKTKKDFINEIISFWITTDTNKIISSIESEESGKEKFEKLIEIVFKKEPYLDFIFFLKRYGLKDKKIQLLVDEIDNQRIDYVKNILIEIGFSINDASVKAILFYKYLIGYHEMIRYKKQCNDYVYKVKIELNQFIKF, from the coding sequence ATGCCTAAAATAATAGCAAAAAAACAAGATTGGATATTTTTAGGGTACAAATTGTTTTCAGAACAGGGAGTATCGGGTATTGTCGTTGAAAAAATGGCTTTAAAATTAAAAGTAAACAAATCAAGTTTTTACTGGCATTTCAAAACGAAAAAAGATTTTATAAATGAAATAATTTCATTTTGGATTACTACAGATACTAATAAAATTATATCATCTATAGAAAGCGAAGAGTCAGGTAAAGAGAAATTTGAAAAATTAATAGAGATAGTATTTAAGAAAGAACCATATTTAGATTTTATTTTCTTTCTAAAAAGATATGGACTTAAAGACAAGAAAATTCAATTACTAGTTGATGAAATAGATAACCAAAGGATTGATTATGTCAAAAACATACTTATTGAAATAGGATTCTCTATAAATGATGCCTCTGTAAAAGCTATATTATTCTATAAATATCTAATAGGGTATCACGAAATGATTCGCTACAAAAAACAGTGTAATGATTATGTATATAAAGTAAAAATAGAACTGAATCAATTTATAAAGTTTTAA
- a CDS encoding Crp/Fnr family transcriptional regulator, producing MENLLEFLQSKTTLTKKDIDLVKKYFIYEEVSGETILLKEGKVENYIYFLSEGIVKGYQNIDGKVVVQHLVSEFDFFTSLDSFITQTPSNDYYETITSCKLVKISKVHYDVLEKEASFWIPLVKDITNEHLKCKLERVKDFQMLTAKERYIKFVKNYPRLALQVSVDNISSFLGVQPQSLSRIRKQITF from the coding sequence ATGGAAAACTTATTAGAATTTTTACAATCAAAAACAACTTTGACTAAAAAAGATATTGATTTAGTTAAAAAGTATTTCATTTATGAAGAAGTTTCTGGAGAAACCATTCTTTTAAAAGAAGGTAAAGTAGAGAATTATATTTATTTTTTAAGTGAAGGAATTGTAAAAGGATATCAAAATATTGATGGAAAAGTAGTTGTACAACATTTGGTTTCTGAGTTTGACTTTTTTACATCTTTAGATAGTTTTATAACCCAAACACCTTCTAATGATTATTATGAAACTATAACAAGTTGTAAATTAGTTAAAATATCTAAAGTGCATTATGACGTTTTAGAAAAAGAAGCTAGTTTTTGGATTCCTTTAGTGAAAGATATTACTAATGAACATTTAAAATGCAAGCTTGAACGAGTTAAAGATTTTCAAATGTTAACAGCTAAAGAACGCTACATAAAATTTGTTAAGAACTATCCAAGATTAGCATTGCAAGTGTCTGTTGATAATATTTCATCTTTTCTCGGAGTACAACCACAATCTTTAAGCCGTATTCGAAAACAAATCACTTTCTAA
- a CDS encoding NUDIX domain-containing protein translates to MKEIDKIAFIEIQEGKILSTKSKGKTKYYIPGGKREIGESDLETLSREVFEELSVIVLPDTAEYIGAFSAQSDGAKKGVNVVMRCYKAKYSGTLKASNEIEEIRWLSYNDFEIISEVDKKIFSFLKKNGELK, encoded by the coding sequence ATGAAAGAAATAGACAAAATAGCTTTTATTGAAATTCAAGAAGGAAAAATCTTAAGCACAAAATCAAAAGGAAAAACTAAGTATTACATTCCTGGAGGAAAAAGAGAAATTGGTGAAAGTGATCTAGAAACTTTAAGCAGGGAGGTGTTTGAAGAATTAAGTGTCATTGTATTACCTGATACAGCAGAATATATAGGTGCTTTTTCAGCTCAATCTGATGGAGCAAAAAAAGGTGTAAATGTCGTAATGAGATGTTATAAAGCTAAATATTCAGGTACATTAAAAGCAAGTAACGAAATTGAAGAAATTAGATGGCTAAGTTATAATGATTTTGAAATTATTTCTGAAGTTGATAAAAAAATATTTTCTTTTCTTAAAAAAAATGGAGAATTGAAATAA
- a CDS encoding acyloxyacyl hydrolase, which yields MKLYFFFFFSFFLIFKVKSQEEQKKNATILIGLNYGKSFQDIFPFNDPDYLYKNQFLKVQINYLLKQNRNFSYELLIEPSLYFSEHQLLNKYFVTPGPNYIEKRERFTKRKLFKEYAINVGIVVRYRLLNNFSTYFLGSIGPMISAVDTERLKKGFAFSDVLGVGFSYKQKELLFDFRLTLRHNSNANLYFPNKGHNSIGFESGVSFEIK from the coding sequence ATGAAGTTATATTTCTTTTTCTTTTTTAGTTTTTTTTTGATTTTTAAAGTAAAATCTCAAGAAGAACAAAAAAAAAATGCTACTATATTAATAGGTTTAAATTATGGAAAATCTTTTCAAGATATATTTCCTTTTAATGATCCTGATTATCTGTATAAGAATCAATTTTTAAAAGTTCAAATCAATTATCTCTTAAAACAAAATAGAAATTTTAGTTATGAGTTACTTATAGAACCAAGCTTATACTTTTCTGAACATCAACTATTAAATAAATACTTCGTAACTCCTGGGCCGAATTATATTGAAAAAAGAGAACGGTTTACAAAAAGAAAGTTATTTAAAGAATATGCAATTAATGTGGGGATTGTTGTAAGATATAGACTTTTAAATAATTTTAGTACTTATTTTTTAGGAAGTATTGGTCCAATGATTTCAGCAGTAGATACAGAAAGGTTAAAAAAAGGTTTTGCTTTTTCTGATGTTTTAGGGGTTGGATTTTCTTATAAACAAAAAGAACTATTATTTGATTTTCGTTTAACGCTTAGACACAATTCTAATGCAAATTTATATTTCCCTAATAAAGGACACAATAGTATTGGTTTTGAATCGGGGGTTTCATTTGAAATAAAATAA
- a CDS encoding NAD-dependent epimerase/dehydratase family protein → MSNEISLVTGGNGHLGNNLIRLLLSENKKVRTTVRDIHKKEPFKGLDCEIVEADITDKSSLKKAFVGVTNVYAVAANFNMWAINPKVEIYDANLEGTQNVFDIAKESGVQNIVYVSSVASLDFTSLPANVNNGYNKDRRNWYYNSKNDSDKLALELGKKYGIRTVLVLPSAMIGSEAFKLSYSNNLVLQVLKGKVPVDTGITLNWVDVKDVAQGLYNAMLKGRNGERYILSNEKHTTLQESVKIASNLYPELNLKVPHKLPKWLLYIIASLMEFSSKITKKEPLLQRHYLDMFYGLKQDYDISKSRKELDFNPKPPKIVFENALEYLKNDWEK, encoded by the coding sequence ATGAGTAATGAAATTTCATTAGTAACAGGTGGAAACGGACATTTAGGAAATAACTTAATAAGGCTGTTACTTTCAGAAAATAAAAAAGTAAGAACGACAGTTAGAGATATTCATAAAAAGGAACCGTTTAAAGGTTTAGATTGTGAAATTGTAGAAGCTGATATTACAGATAAAAGTTCATTAAAAAAAGCGTTTGTAGGAGTTACAAATGTATATGCTGTAGCTGCAAATTTTAATATGTGGGCTATAAACCCGAAAGTTGAAATTTATGACGCTAACCTAGAAGGAACTCAAAATGTATTTGATATAGCAAAAGAAAGCGGAGTTCAAAACATTGTTTATGTTAGTTCGGTAGCTTCTTTAGACTTTACTAGTTTACCCGCGAATGTAAATAATGGGTATAATAAAGATCGTAGAAATTGGTATTATAATTCTAAAAATGACTCAGACAAACTAGCATTAGAATTAGGGAAAAAATATGGTATAAGAACAGTTTTAGTTTTACCATCTGCAATGATTGGGTCAGAGGCATTTAAATTAAGTTATTCCAATAATCTTGTATTACAAGTTTTAAAAGGAAAGGTACCGGTTGATACTGGTATAACTTTAAATTGGGTAGATGTAAAAGATGTTGCACAAGGACTTTATAATGCAATGTTAAAAGGTAGAAATGGTGAACGATATATACTGTCAAATGAAAAACATACTACTTTGCAAGAAAGTGTAAAAATAGCATCTAATTTATATCCAGAATTAAACTTAAAAGTTCCTCATAAACTTCCAAAATGGTTATTATACATCATAGCAAGCCTAATGGAGTTTAGCAGTAAAATTACTAAGAAAGAACCTCTACTACAGAGACATTATTTAGATATGTTTTATGGGTTAAAGCAAGACTATGATATTAGTAAGTCAAGGAAAGAGTTGGACTTTAACCCTAAGCCACCAAAAATAGTATTTGAAAATGCGCTAGAGTATTTAAAAAATGATTGGGAAAAGTAA